From a single Solanum dulcamara chromosome 4, daSolDulc1.2, whole genome shotgun sequence genomic region:
- the LOC129887403 gene encoding transcription factor MYB108-like, whose translation MDHQHVKVGLSRGVANKNEEDMDLRRGPWTDEEDFTLMNYIAHHGEGRWNSLARCAGLKRTGKSCRLRWLNYLRPDVRRGNITLEEQLLILELHSRWGNRWSKIAQHLPGRTDNEIKNYWRTRVQKHAKQLKCDVNSKQFKDTMRYLWMPRLVERIQAAAGASTSTGTTSEVVHHHQTIHPNMVQIDHNNKNTGVTNSNTGTASSENSFGTPVSDLTDCCYNYPQVRNQQQDCFQVNQSISSQLGESLISPTGYFHHALEFQGAASMDHQQNTTQWVDGGSFSDNLWNIEDMWFLQQQLNSNNNVV comes from the exons ATGGATCATCAACATGTTAAAGTCGGTTTGAGCCGTGGAGTTGCTAATAAGAATGAAGAAGACATGGACCTCCGACGAGGTCCATGGACCGACGAAGAAGACTTCACCCTCATGAATTACATAGCTCATCATGGTGAAGGTCGCTGGAATTCTCTCGCCCGTTGTGCTG GTCTAAAGCGAACGGGAAAAAGTTGCAGATTGAGATGGTTGAATTATCTTCGCCCCGATGTACGACGCGGAAATATCACTCTTGAAGAACAACTTTTAATTCTCGAACTACATTCTCGTTGGGGCAATCG GTGGTCAAAAATTGCTCAACATTTGCCAGGAAGAACTGATAACGAGATCAAGAATTACTGGAGAACGCGAGTGCAAAAACATGCTAAACAACTTAAATGTGACGTGAACAGCAAACAATTTAAGGATACCATGCGTTATCTATGGATGCCAAGGCTAGTAGAGAGAATTCAAGCAGCAGCAGGGGCATCTACCTCCACCGGTACAACCTCCGAAGTTGTTCATCATCATCAGACAATTCATCCAAACATGGTGCAAATTGATCACAACAATAAAAACACAGGTGTTACAAATTCAAACACGGGAACAGCTTCATCAGAAAACTCATTTGGGACGCCTGTTTCTGACCTCACTGATTGTTGCTACAATTATCCCCAAGTTAGGAATCAGCAACAAGATTGTTTTCAAGTTAATCAAAGTATAAGTAGTCAACTTGGAGAATCTTTAATCAGCCCCACGGGTTACTTTCACCATGCTTTAGAATTCCAAGGCGCTGCATCTATGGATCATCAACAAAACACCACTCAATGGGTGGACGGTGGAAGTTTCTCTGATAATTTGTGGAATATTGAGGACATGTGGTTTTTACAGCAGCAActcaacagcaacaacaatgtCGTCTGA